CTAACAGAACTGTACACTCAATTAAAAAAAGGTGCTAAAACAAAATTAGGTAAAGAAGCCTTTGATTATATTCAACATTTTCGTCAATATTATGATAACGACATTGGATTATTATCCCCATTGATGTTAAATACGATTGAGCTTCAACCTAGTGAAGCAATGTTTTTATATGCTGAAACACCTCACGCTTATGTACAAGGAACTGGTCTTGAAATTATGGCAAACTCTGACAATGTATTACGTGCAGGTTTAACCCCTAAATATATTGATGTTGCAGAATTAATTGATAACACAAAATTTGACTCTATTTTACCTGAGAATATCAAAATAAAACCAAATCAAAACAATGAATACCCTATTCCAGTGCCAGATTTTAAATTTTCAATTATGACTGTAACAGAAAGTATAAAAACACAATCATTAGATAGTGCAGAAATTTTATTTTGTATAAAAGGGGAAATTATAATTAACTCACATAACAAACAAATTATTCTTCACAAAGGAGAATCTGCTTTTATTGGTTACGGTTTAAAAAACTATCAATATAGTGGTAAGGGAGTGATAGCAAGGGCTTACGTATAAATGTAAAATTATAACCACGTCACCATTAGAAATATAAACACAAAAAGGCGTATCTTTCGATACGCCTTCTTTTAGCATTTTGCTTTATAAATAAATCTAATTATTTAACAATTTTAGCAACAACACCCGCACCTACAGTACGTCCACCTTCACGGATAGCGAAGCGTAAACCTTCGTCCATTGCGATTGGGTGAATTAGGCTTACTACCATTTGAATGTTATCACCTGGCATTACCATTTCTACGCCTTCTGGTAATTCGATAGTACCAGTTACATCAGTTGTACGGAAGTAGAACTGTGGACGGTAACCTTTAAAGAATGGAGTGTGACGTCCACCTTCATCTTTACTTAATACGTAAACTTCTGAAGTGAAGTCTGTGTGTGGTGTAATTGAACCTGGTTTAGCAAGTACTTGACCTCGTTCGATTTCTTCACGTTTTGTACCACGTAATAATGCACCGATGTTCTCTCCTGCACGACCTTCGTCTAGCAATTTACGGAACATTTCAACACCTGTTACTACTGTACTTGTTGTATCTTTGATACCTACGATTTCTACTTCGTCACCTGTACGAATAATTCCACGCTCTACACGACCAGTTACAACAGTACCACGACCTGAAATTGAGAATACGTCTTCAATTGGTAATAGGAATGGTTGGTCAATTGCACGCTCTGGCTCTGGAATATAGCTATCTAAATGGTCTGCTAATTCAAGGATTTTTTCTTCCCACTCAGCTTCGCCTTCTAATGCTTTTAATGCTGAACCACGTACGATTGGTGTATCGTCACCTGGGAAGTCATAGTCAGAAAGAAGTTCACGCACTTCCATTTCAACTAATTCTAATAATTCTTCATCATCAACCATATCACATTTGTTTAAGAATACGATGATGTAAGGAACACCTACTTGACGACCTAAAAGGATGTGCTCACGTGTTTGTGGCATTGGACCATCAGTTGCAGCAACTACTAAAATTGCTCCGTCCATTTGTGCCGCACCAGTGATCATATTTTTCACATAGTCCGCATGTCCTGGACAGTCAACGTGTGCATAGTGACGAGTTTCTGTATCATACTCAACGTGTGAAGTATTGATAGTGATACCACGCGCTTTTTCTTCTGGCGCATTATCGATTTGTGCGAAATCACGTGCTTCACCACCTGTTTTTTTAGCTAAAACAGTTGTGATTGCAGCAGTTAAAGTTGTTTTACCGTGGTCAACGTGACCGATTGTACCCACGTTTACGTGTGGCTTAGTACGTTCAAATTTTTGTTTAGACATTTGTCAATTTTCCTAGAAAAAGGATCTATAACACTTAATGTGTTATAGATCGGTTTATAAAATTACTTCTTACGAGCTTCAATAATTGCTTCAGCAATATTTCTTGGAGCTTCAGCGTATTTCAATGGTTCCATTGAATATGATGCACGACCTTGAGTCTGTGAACGAAGATCCGTTGCATATCCGAACATTTCAGATAAAGGAACTTGTGCACGAACTGTTTTACCAGATGCAGTATCATCCATACCTTCAACTAAACCACGACGGCGGTTTAAGTCTCCAATTACATCACCCATATACTCTTCTGGTGTTTCTATTTCAACTTTCATTAATGGTTCAAGTAAGATTGGTTCTGCTTTGCCGAACGCTGATTTAAACGCTAAAGACGCAGCAAGTTTAAATGCTAATTCAGATGAATCCACATCATGGTATGAACCGAAATGTAAACGAACACCGATATCAACTACTGGATAACCCGCTAAAGGACCAGATTTAAGTTGCTCTTGGATACCTTTATCAACAGCAGGAATATATTCACTTGGAATTACCCCACCTTTGATTTCATTAACGAATTCATAACCTGGACCATCTTCCACTGCTTCTAGTGGATATAAGTCGATCACTACGTGACCATATTGACCACGACCACCAGATTGTTTTGCGTGCTTACCTTCTACATCATTAACACGAGTACGGATTGTTTCACGGTAAGATACTTGTGGTTTACCAACGTTCGCCTCAACTTTAAATTCACGACGCATACGGTCAACGATAATATCTAAGTGTAACTCACCCATACCTGAAATGATAGTTTCGCCAGACTCTTCATCAGTGTGAACACGGAATGAAGGATCTTCTTGTGCTAAACGACCTAATGCAAGCCCCATTTTTTCTTGGTCAGCTTTAGTTTTTGGTTCAACAGCAACAGAAATTACTGGTTCAGGGAATTCCATACGCTCAAGAATGATTGGCTTATTAGGATCACATAATGTATCACCCGTAGTTACATCTTTTAAGCCGATTGCTGCAGCGATATCACCCGCACGAACCTCTTTGATTTCTTCACGTTTGTTTGAGTGCATTTGTACGATACGACCAAAACGCTCACGTTTTTGACGTACTGAGTTCATCACTGTATCACCTGAATTAACTACTCCAGAATAAACACGGAAGAAAGT
This DNA window, taken from Pasteurella skyensis, encodes the following:
- the tuf gene encoding elongation factor Tu: MSKQKFERTKPHVNVGTIGHVDHGKTTLTAAITTVLAKKTGGEARDFAQIDNAPEEKARGITINTSHVEYDTETRHYAHVDCPGHADYVKNMITGAAQMDGAILVVAATDGPMPQTREHILLGRQVGVPYIIVFLNKCDMVDDEELLELVEMEVRELLSDYDFPGDDTPIVRGSALKALEGEAEWEEKILELADHLDSYIPEPERAIDQPFLLPIEDVFSISGRGTVVTGRVERGIIRTGDEVEIVGIKDTTSTVVTGVEMFRKLLDEGRAGENIGALLRGTKREEIERGQVLAKPGSITPHTDFTSEVYVLSKDEGGRHTPFFKGYRPQFYFRTTDVTGTIELPEGVEMVMPGDNIQMVVSLIHPIAMDEGLRFAIREGGRTVGAGVVAKIVK
- the fusA gene encoding elongation factor G yields the protein MARTTPIERYRNIGISAHIDAGKTTTTERILFYTGLSHKIGEVHDGAATMDWMEQEQERGITITSAATTTFWQGMSQQYDQHRINIIDTPGHVDFTIEVERSMRVLDGAVMVYCAVGGVQPQSETVWRQANKYKVPRIAFVNKMDRTGANFLRVVEQIKTRLGGTAVALQLPIGAEEDFKGVVDLVKMKAINWNEEDMGMTFTYDDIPEDMVADCEEWRGKLIEAAAEASDELMDKYFGGEELTEEEIKAGLRHRVLANEIILVTCGSAFKNKGVQAMLDAVIDYLPAPTEVPAITGINLDETEGERHADDNEPFAALAFKIATDPFVGNLTFFRVYSGVVNSGDTVMNSVRQKRERFGRIVQMHSNKREEIKEVRAGDIAAAIGLKDVTTGDTLCDPNKPIILERMEFPEPVISVAVEPKTKADQEKMGLALGRLAQEDPSFRVHTDEESGETIISGMGELHLDIIVDRMRREFKVEANVGKPQVSYRETIRTRVNDVEGKHAKQSGGRGQYGHVVIDLYPLEAVEDGPGYEFVNEIKGGVIPSEYIPAVDKGIQEQLKSGPLAGYPVVDIGVRLHFGSYHDVDSSELAFKLAASLAFKSAFGKAEPILLEPLMKVEIETPEEYMGDVIGDLNRRRGLVEGMDDTASGKTVRAQVPLSEMFGYATDLRSQTQGRASYSMEPLKYAEAPRNIAEAIIEARKK